A DNA window from Cobetia marina contains the following coding sequences:
- a CDS encoding succinylglutamate desuccinylase/aspartoacylase family protein — MSRAPFEISGTRIAPGTRAQVDVPVAKLYTHAPLHIPVEVVHGRQPGPVLLVCGAIHGDEINGVEIVRRLLKSSSLARLRGTLIAVPIVNVFGFVQHTRYLPDRRDLNRCFPGSESGSLGSRVAALFREQIADQATHIIDLHTGAIHRTNLPQIRATMSGSDATRQMADAFGAPVLLNAELREGSLRAYASGRGVPVITYEAGEALRFDEWAIRPGVSGVKRVMRSIGMLAKDRDRKPSSRAVEMSNGSSWARASIDGIVQSRVGLGDRVEKHQVLGIVADPFGNSESEVLSPADGIIIGMANLPLANEGEALYHVARFHAIDDAESAVDNFQQLFVPDSI, encoded by the coding sequence ATGTCACGCGCTCCATTTGAAATCAGCGGTACCCGCATCGCGCCGGGAACGCGGGCCCAGGTCGATGTGCCTGTCGCCAAGCTCTACACCCACGCGCCGTTGCATATCCCCGTCGAGGTGGTGCATGGCCGTCAGCCCGGCCCGGTGCTGCTGGTGTGTGGTGCCATCCATGGCGACGAGATCAACGGTGTCGAGATCGTGCGTCGCCTGCTCAAGAGTTCCAGCCTCGCGCGGCTGCGCGGCACCTTGATCGCGGTGCCCATCGTCAACGTCTTCGGCTTCGTGCAGCACACGCGCTACCTGCCGGACCGCCGGGACCTCAACCGCTGCTTCCCGGGCAGCGAGAGCGGTTCGCTGGGCTCGCGGGTGGCGGCGCTGTTCCGTGAGCAGATCGCCGATCAGGCCACCCACATCATCGACCTGCACACCGGCGCGATTCATCGCACCAACCTGCCGCAGATTCGCGCCACCATGAGCGGCAGCGACGCCACGCGCCAGATGGCGGATGCCTTCGGTGCACCGGTACTGCTGAACGCCGAGCTGCGTGAAGGCAGCCTGCGCGCCTATGCCAGTGGCCGTGGCGTGCCGGTCATCACCTATGAGGCCGGCGAGGCGCTGCGCTTCGATGAGTGGGCGATTCGTCCGGGTGTCAGCGGCGTGAAGCGCGTGATGCGCTCCATCGGCATGCTGGCCAAGGACCGCGACCGCAAGCCCAGCTCCCGCGCGGTGGAGATGTCCAACGGCTCCAGCTGGGCGCGCGCCTCCATCGATGGCATCGTCCAGAGCCGCGTGGGTCTGGGAGACCGCGTCGAGAAGCATCAGGTGCTGGGCATCGTCGCCGACCCCTTCGGCAACAGCGAAAGCGAGGTGCTGTCGCCGGCGGATGGCATCATCATCGGTATGGCCAATCTGCCGCTGGCCAACGAGGGCGAGGCGCTCTATCACGTGGCGCGCTTCCATGCGATCGATGATGCCGAGAGCGCCGTCGACAACTTCCAGCAGCTGTTCGTGCCGGACTCCATCTAG